In Lagopus muta isolate bLagMut1 chromosome 6, bLagMut1 primary, whole genome shotgun sequence, one DNA window encodes the following:
- the HAUS2 gene encoding HAUS augmin-like complex subunit 2: MAEGRRLVSAATAPASPRPRREARRVCGGLRQSLWQSVEPVGSDSGPCSGPWGSDEPTEIATVLEECVAEGSVSQETLDLACEEFECFVRFSEREKMAKIRAEINEKKLETELLQLELETADIVHPFYLSKKYQILQDVNRHLEAVLKEKRRLRQRLIKPICQETLPIKADFHKYVVELLTEAVTFIEKLENHLQTVKTIPQVPTFMKNLDIALTKTEVLVTDLEELTEQILQWSEVQKEVYSDSICNTAELDLGLST, encoded by the exons ATGGCGGAGGGCCGCCGTTTGGTTTCCGCAGCAACGGCGCCCGCCAGCCCCAGGCCCCGCCGAGAGGCACGGCGGGTCTGCGGCGGGCTGAGGCAGAGCCTCTGGCAGAGCGTCGAACCGGTCGGCAGCGACTCCGGCCCCTGCTCCGGCCCCTGGGGGTCGGACGAGCCCACGGAGATCGCGACCGTGCTGGAGGAGTGCGTGGCGGAGGGCTCTGTGAGCCAG GAGACATTGGATTTAGCCTGTGAAGAATTCGAATGCTTTGTGAGGTTttcagagagggaaaaaatggcGAAGATTCGAGCAGAAATCAATGAG aAGAAACTGGAAACTGAACTTCTGCAATTGGAGCTGGAGACAGCAGACATAGTTCATCCTTTTTATTTAA GTAAAAAATACCAGATATTGCAAGATGTGAACAGACACTTGGAAGCAGtactgaaagagaagagaagacttaGGCAGAGGCTGATTAAGCCCATATGTCAAGAGACGCTGCCTATTAAGGCTGATTTCCACAA GTATGTAGTGGAGTTGTTGACTGAGGCTGTGACTTTCATTGAGAAGTTGGAAAACCATTTGCAGACTGTAAAAACGATCCCTCAGGTACCAACTTTCATGAAGAATCTG GACATTGCTTTGACAAAAACAGAAGTGCTGGTGACAGATTTGGAAGAGCTGACTGAGCAAATATTGCAGTGGAGCGAAGTGCAAAAAGAAGTGTATTCTGACAGCATTTGCAATACTGCTGAATTGGACTTGGGCTTATCTACCTAA